In Biomphalaria glabrata chromosome 8, xgBioGlab47.1, whole genome shotgun sequence, the genomic window TCTACTTTTAGTAAAGAAGCAATTAAATATTCCAGATAGTTAATGATTGAATAATATTAGAAAAAGGCATCCTCAACAGCTAAGTCCCAATGGCACCACAACCAAAAGACATCCAAGCAGGACCTTAACAATCAATGAAAATATGATCAGTTGCTTACTACTGCTTTGTGAGCCATTAGTTACAAGACTTATCAAAAATTGCAATAGCACCctccaaaacattttttaaaattataatttttaggtttatttataaaatacaaagcaatgttacattaaaaaaaaacaaaaacaaataaaaacattatatgATTGCTGTTTTTTATTTACAGGTCAACATAATCATCAGTAGATCAAAAATGCAACAGAAGTTCTGAAAATGCTTgcttaaaaaaagtttacaagTGTGGTATGCAATGCTCTAAGTTCAAACCATGTCTTACGATACAATCATTATTTCTAATAAGCTGTTATATTAAGAGTGAATAGATTCTGAACAGGTACGCAAATGTCCACCCTTCTATTCTGATACtagcaatataaaaagcatttttttttcaaattaattataaaattaatatattgtaTAATTCATTAGCAATGGTTAGGTTTCAATAATTGACTGTGAATGATAATTATTATtcatatattaaataaattgtagatctaaattatacAGTGGATGTACCACACATTTTTCTGATCAATAACAATATTTACGAGTTTATTATGAGATtagaatgttagattaaaaatacaattccttcaatgaaaattaaataaatgaatgtgttaaaaaaaatggaagataAGAAATATTCAAAACgtttgagaaataaaaaaaaaattaagtttatatTAAAGACTACTGCTTTGTTATCAGATTGATTTATACGTTGATTAAATGCTATTTTTACTCAAAATGCACCAAAGAACACACACTTTGAAAGATCAGAAATATTAAGTAACCTTTAAaaacttaacatttttaaaaaaaaattgtacaattGTATATGATAATAATTACACATACTCATGATTAATTTAAGTATGACAATATTGTATCATAAGGTGACAATTACACAATCATACTGTTAAACAATCACAGAATGAATTTCGAAGGAAAAAGAAGCAATAAAACCTTTTCCCTTTTGAAAACTTCTTTCTTTAGTCATTCAAGTTATGAGCATGACCTTTAATTACTACCAATTTAAGTATAAACAAGTCTCTGTATAATGATTAGTTAATAAATCAGTACAAAGGTGCATTCTGCATTTTATCTACTGACAACAGCAGACACTTTTATTCAACCTACCCAAgtataatgtttgttttaaaattaaaaagaaatatttaaattccATAATGATACTCCATGACCTCAGAGATATAAGCTCACACATTATCTACAGATGCGTGCAATAAATTCCCTGAATATTTTAGTGTTCAAAGGTACACAACTGTATCACATGAAACATTCCCTTTTTCTACTTCTGTTTTAAATGTGAGCTAAATAGTCAACCATGCCATTTATAAAATGACAGATCACTAACGTGTTTGACATATCCCAACTTAGATTCACTCATGTCATTCATGCTTAATCCCCTAACACAGTGTCAAGAGTGAGGACCATCTGCAGACCGCCTTGCCTTTTCTGCTTGTGTCTTTTGTAAATTTGCCAACTCCATGTCAATCCTCTCCTTGGCCCTAACAacctagaaaatatattttaaaaaaaaaaagacatttaccAATTTGACATCACTTGCAAGCAAACTTAGGAGCTAAAATTCATATTTACCAGTGAAATTAAGTCACTATATTACAAAGCATCAAGTATTAAAGTTCACAATTTCTCTGACATtggaaattatttattatataaatctaATATTATGAGCTAGTACTGAAGCCAGACaatttaaacaagaaataataataatgtttttaaaaaaaggatagtTGATCTTACAAGTAAATGGAATGAATTGTGCCTGACAAACCTTTGACTGTATATATAAAGAGCCTCCTTTAGACTTGTCATTCACTTCAAAGAGATGTTCATAATTTTTTAGTAATGTTTGAGTGTCTGTTATATCAGATAAATTTAGGACTTGCTTGGCttcctaaaaaaagaaaataaaaagaaaaacaaaatgtatttattttttgttgtcgcAATGTTAAATGGGCTGGCAACATTGCCAATAATCCATGTGCAATATATTATAAACTATGTTAGAAATACACATAAGTAATTGAAAAATGTAGGATCTTTATAAGCACTTAAAAAAATGTAGGATCTTTATAAGCACTTCACTGTCAATGTTTTGACCAAGCCCAAGCTTTCACATCAATTATGAGGATAACaagaagaagcagagaagaccgggaagagctgggaaaccatcaaaaagctagcaagagacagtggagagtggtgtgtttttgtcgaggccctatgttccatgaggaactcaaaggagtgatgatgatgataacaaTAGTTGTTTTATGATAAAGACGGCCATCTATTTATATACTATTTGTAGTGCCACCAACAAACAAatacgaacaaaaaaaaaacctccagtACCATCATCCTAGATcagtaacaacaaaaataactaAGTATaaatgtcacaaaaaaaaactattcagtattaaaaaaaaacaaaacaaaaaaaaaaaacatttcacctGTAAAGTCATTCCAGAAACAGAGTCAGCTGCTGCTTTTCTGGCCCCATGacgacccccacctgcatttttGGCGGCCTGCTGGCTGGCAGCATATTCTTGTTTCACTGCCCTAACGAAAGCTTTACCAATTACTTGTGTGCCAGCAAGTATTATCTGAGCAAGGTACTTAGCCTGCAACAAAAATTgacaaaagttaattaatagcATAACACTGGACAGTATTACATTATTGGTCTCCTAGGTTATGTGTCTCagattcatcatcatcactcctttgaggccttaggcctgcctagctctgttgctggtatcttttctaaggatgtgaccaatccatctccacttcctctctaagatctgcacgtctatatttttctgtccactcatctcccacagtttggtgttttctactttgtcataccagtgtatgtGTCTCAGATTGGTAAGGGAAATAATCTTGAAGTCATGGCCAAATATGCAGTTCCAAACTTGATTCTTGAAATTCTGCACTTATCTTAAAACTTTAATCTTCTGAATCAAAGCCATATAAATTATGTATATTTTCTCCTTTTCAGGTTGACCTGAAATAAATGAAACactagagagagacaaaaagactGAGGAAGAGAGGAgatacagagaaagaaagagagacaaagactgagaaagagagatggagacacacaaagagacagatacacagagagagaaaataaaatggtttaaataTTCTCATTTTTGTTACTGTTAGATTTTTCTAAATTCAATGTTCTTTTCTTGCAATAGCAATTTTCCTACATTAATTAGTTAGAGTGTAAAGAAAGAGTGTGTTATGGAAACATGGGGTGGCAATGTAGAACAtcagttaaatttaaaataaatctagatatatatgatatatatcctgatataaaactttttttttggtttataaaATGTATCCATAGCTAGAtttagtcaatctagatctagagctacatcTGACAAAGTAAGTTTCATTTTTCAGTTGACAGCATTTCAACTGTCAAAATAAGTTTTGATTACAAATTCTGGGTTTATTTTTAGTCAGGCTAGGACAACAAGAAATTTCATGAAGAGTACTCCAAGACCCTTCAGCCTTCATGAAGTTCATGATTACCAGACCAGTATAATGGAGTATTGAGTATTGAAGATGTAAAGGAAAGTTAAATAGACTGGTAGCTTACACAATTGGGTTTGCATGGTCACGTGAAGCACTGCACTCATGGTCTCATCCTAAATCTTATTTAGctactagatcaagatctatactctatactataGAATCtaagtttatattttagatctatcatctagtctagatcttgtcTTAGCTAAGACTCTAAGTCTTAgtacttagatctagtatttaaagGACCTAGTGACTAGTCCTAGATTCAAGATTGTCCTAGATCCAGATAATCATAATGTCAATAATGATCTCTAGAACTAGAtcctagaataatctagatgatCATGAtagatattagatctaattattatctAAATTCTAGACTATAATCTATCCTAGATCTACTTACTGCAAGGTAAGgcatcaattttgttttataaatttaattaatattattatttaacacagatctagatctaacagtaaTAACACACGGTGACACACTTCACACAGTCGCAGGTGACACACAACTCAACTGTCTGACACAGTaaattgaaattcaaaattgatcatagtcatagatctagatctaatattgtaataataattcactaaataaaaatatcaagtATTCAAgtaatttagattctagatctagagtctagatctaatgaatGATTGAATCTAGTGCTATGTTTCAAAACTTGGTCCAAAACAAACTAGGACAAAAATAGCTCTTCTAAAGACCgtaatattactttttaaatgattttaaaatgatgaAAACAATCTTACCATTTCGtcattgaatttgtttttttccaccTCTCTCAATGACGGAATAACTAACCTCGTTTATGAGACTATAGGCTAGTGATAAAAACTTCCGGTCCATGTTAAGCAGtacaaaatctaaatctaaatttaggtctagaCTACTAACTAAAATTCAAAGACTATATGGTAAAATTTGaaaattgactagatctagttctttagatttatatttttttaattctaaatttTAGCAAAAAACATGACCATCAAGCAtaaccaaacaaacaaatattgaatCAGCTCTATAAAGACACTctacattattctttttttttttttttttaattgttaaatagaTTAACGGTATTTATAACGTTTTGCACTACCGACTATTGTTATACTAGTTAtagctagataaaaaaaatggctaatttaacagctttttaaatatatcctatactcttaagcgagcaattcttgtatgtatgtatgtatgtatgtatatatatttatatatatataaattttatttcgaaaacggctctaacgaagCGTAACGataaatgcgatccgataggtctagatctagactagagagtttatcggttatataggtctagatctatatttagccagcacccttgtgacgtcacgtttttaaaaactacaaacatctcgcagaaccccgttttttggggggcgtggagaattttctgtctaatttattaaatataaaattttccgagcatttaaataaaaaatgatataatgtttactattacaactttttacgcagaatttaaatatgtcaataactaaaatttgaaaaactatcggagtttccctttaaaagttcacggtatgtgcataatagtgagaaaaaaattctcaactcattggccacatcgggaaaactcgaggtcgaccgttatatcggtttgaaaatgcctcattatcgaaaaattaattttggctagaatgttttatgaatgaaaattttccgtgacgtgaacgggaaaaacgctgcctacatcactaggcttaccgcagtacactaaaatatttctttgcaaacaagaacgagttctcaaggatcaatagacctaattaaacatttgcacaccatcttactgtagattgatttattatagaactatgaaagagaagtaatgaaattaaatgtgccaatgtacgattagttattgtgttttgaaggctttataaattgataaCACTTGAATTGcctagagcggtgtagataccttgtactttgttgtttattttgctggtgaccttcAGCTGTTCTATTTCagctaaagcaagttggcgcctgtcttttaagcgtttcggtATTACGTCGTCCacttttttagctcaccaaaaaaagactgcctttggcatgcgttcgtctgagattcgtcttccATACAGGATAccgctctgtccagcgtaactgacggacttaaagaattacctctattcaaagccccggatacacatttgagaccaaagaaaatctgctgccgagaacagaggcagacgcgaaaagaaaatcttaatcgaccactgtttgacaatggttatgcttgccctggatgtggcaaaatttgtaggtcacagcaggggctgcgtagccacgggaaatactgcaatcctcattaatcttaggaatcgaagacaagccttattattattttttttgctgttgaatTATTACCATAAGTTCGTGCTTTGTGTCTACTGTcccgtaccaaaacaaaggaaatggtcataacacagcttctctacgccttacgtgctcacactgaacatgatatctagccagcggccaacgagtttgcgtacgctgcagcctctttttatttaactatacacctcggtaaaaagcttggggttagggcttgGAGATGGAAGGCCCAGTTGAGATCTGAATGGATCGAGGGATGTGTAtaagcaggccatatccctccacgggctgtagcaccactgggatggatggatggtatgaacttcttatagtccaaccgtcaggctgggcagggcacgtatcccgtatgggtaacgagcatattgtttggcgtaacagaggtgtcccatggaaacgtttctttagaaaactaatgccatgatttaagtctattaagaaaaaatgagccattttactttgtcacaaagtgcctgttttatcctataacgtagagatttgcgtcacttgatgtttcgtactaaagacataatgaatgtatactaattccataatgaAATGTTTGAACGCAACCATctaagaagttacactgcaaagactttcttctaagccagtaatagtagacctacaatagttttacacaaaaaatggattgtaaaactataagacggatgtgagCTGTTGTTTGTCTAGACTATAgaaggacttaagagactttatatttaatcgccatgtataattacatttagaactaacagaacactaaatgtaactcttcagattagtagtatttatatgatcgttcattttcgtaattacaaaaatattcccaaaatgacttaggaaattatttaaccgagctAGGATCGGTCATCCaggtactttttttaaagtagtgtACCCTTTTGAGGTTAAAGGTTAAAGTGCATGTGACTATCTAGTCATAtgacataacatatatacaaaaaGGCTCGTTTAgtagtatttatttttctatttatctagaatctagagttcgGATCAGTAAAACTGACCTATTAGGATTATTTTATAGTTAAAACAGTTTCACATTACTACTTTTAGTAGACTTctactctagaatctagtctataatAACTATATCTAAATTAAACTATTCTAATTCTGGATTATCACTGCTGAATTAtgattaatattaatttaattaatttataattataatttatctacaatttattaataattagtataatattataaatatagactatagtaattatagatctagataataataatataataaaataatttgatcTATGTATGAACGTCTTAGACTTTTATGTCTTAGTTATTATAATCATGTATG contains:
- the LOC106070062 gene encoding mitochondrial import inner membrane translocase subunit TIM16-like isoform X1; protein product: MPYLAAKYLAQIILAGTQVIGKAFVRAVKQEYAASQQAAKNAGGGRHGARKAAADSVSGMTLQEAKQVLNLSDITDTQTLLKNYEHLFEVNDKSKGGSLYIQSKVVRAKERIDMELANLQKTQAEKARRSADGPHS
- the LOC106070062 gene encoding mitochondrial import inner membrane translocase subunit TIM16-like isoform X2 → MAKYLAQIILAGTQVIGKAFVRAVKQEYAASQQAAKNAGGGRHGARKAAADSVSGMTLQEAKQVLNLSDITDTQTLLKNYEHLFEVNDKSKGGSLYIQSKVVRAKERIDMELANLQKTQAEKARRSADGPHS